The genomic segment TACAGAAGAAATTGGATCAACCACTTAAAGCGCAATGGGAGTTACTAGTTGATACTACCGAAGATCCAACTGTTAAGGAATTTATAAcctttttaaccaaatattgcAAGTCTGCAACTGTGAGCCAAATCAGTAAGGAAGTGGTGAAACCGTATATGAAAGGATATAAATCGTCAAAACCAACCGTTATGTTCAGTAATCAGCAAGCACAAAAAACTGCAACTAATAAGTTTCAGCGATATGACcataatgagaaaaaaatgttctcaTGTCAAGTATGCAACGAACAACCTGGTCATCTTCTCATTCACTGTGCTCAATTCAAAGAGAAAAATCCACAGGAACGTTACCAGATAATCAAAGATTTGAATCGATGTTTTATGTGCTTCAGCGAACACCTAGCCAACCAgtgtaaaaatacgaaaaaatgtTATGAGTGTGGAGGGAGACACCATACCATGCTCCACCTTCGGGTTACAGAATCATCGAGTACCATGCCAGAGCAGAGTGTCGTAGCTCATGTGACGGTGGCTGCCACACAAAATCGTCGTCCTCATAGCTCAATATCATTATCCACCGCTTCAGTGAGAATACAGAACGAAAACGGTCATTATGTTACAGTAAGGGCACTCTTAGACAGTGCTAGTCAAAGCAGCTTTATCACGGAAGGCTGTGTAAAACGATTAGGTCTAAACCGAATGAAGAGTGAGGTTATGATACAAGCGCTAGCAGGTACACAGGTACCAGCAGTAAGAGGAAAGACGAATGTAGTTGTATGTCCTGTTGGTTGCGATGAACCGCGTTTCACGTTAGATGTCTTGATACTAACCCGAATCACTGGATCCCTTCCCTCAAACCGTATCCAAGTCGAATCGTGGCCTCACCTGGAAGGATTGAACTTGGCAGACCCACAATACAACGAACCGTTACCGATTGACCTGTTAATCGGAGCGGATATGTTTCCATATGTCGTATCGGGAGAAAAGAAACAAGAGGATGTTAATCAGCCGATAGCGTTCTCTACTGTGTTTGGGTGGGTACTTATGTGTAGAATTTCCAGTCAAGTCGCTTCTATACCTGTGACTATGTGTTCAACTATGGAGTTCATTGACCGGACCTTTAAACAGTTCCTAGAAGTAGAGAATGTACCAACCGTGGTCAAAAATACGCCAGAGGACATTGAATGCGAGGAAATATACAAGGAAACTACAAATCGTCAACCAGATGGTAGATATATCGTAAACCTACCAAGTAGTAGTAATTTGGGTgttctgaggcactttttacggggagatgaaaaaagttaaagggggaaagtcccccttgcagcacattcgattaccgtatagctaaaaattctaatatgtatggttgggtgttctgaggcactttttacggggagatgaaaaaagttaaagcgggaaagtcccccttgcagcacattcgattaccgtatagctaaaaattctaatatgtatggttgggtgttctgaggcactttttacggggagatgaaaaaaattcaaggaggaaagttcTAACCATACCATTTAacctataatttgtttttatgtttttttataacacgTTCAATGAGAAAGGTATcaggaaaaaatgtttttttttttaattcttgtacataaaaatttcctaatattaaattatttaaactgtctTTTAGTTgacagtatttttattattattatttagggtgtaaaaaagtatgtaattgataaacacataaaattcaacgaatatttagaaatattaaatgcttataccaataaaaattctaatatgtatggttgggtgttctgaggcactttttacggggagatgaaaaaaatttaaccagGAATCTATGCCTTACAGTACAATcaatctccctgtaattttatagaaaaaattcaaagcgatttttaatttgacagaCAAGATATTAACATTTAGTCAGTTACTATGCAACTGTTGTACAATCAAgtcgtgttattttttttcagtaaattatcttattgattcgatttttttttttcaaccaattattttatgttttattaaaaaccatgaatttacagaagttttctaacgattttccttcattggtttatttattaagaaataatttcgTATCCAGTACATTcagattttactacatttttatcgagATTAAAATCGTATATTCATTTCCACCTACTTTGTGTCAAAATAAANNNNNNNNNNNNNNNNNNNNNNNNNNNNNNNNNNNNNNNNNNNNNNNNNNTGACTGTGATCGAGCAGATATGTTTCCATATGTCGTATCGGGAGAAAAGAAACAAGGAAATGTTAATCAGCCGATAGTGTTCTCTACTGTGTTTGGGTGGGTACTTATGGGTAGAATTTCCAGTCAAGTCGCTTCTATACCTGTAACTATGTGTTCAACTTTGGAGTCCATTGACCAGACCTTTAAACAGTTCCTAGAAGTAGAGAATGTANNNNNNNNNNNNNNNNNNNNNNNNNNNNNNNNNNNNNNNNNNNNNNNNNNNNNNNNNNNNNNNNNNNNNNNNNNNNNNNNNNNNNNNNNNNNNNNNNNNNGAGAGGTGGAGTGGGCTCCTTGACGATTACTAGGTCCCCGATTTGAAGGTTGGGGGTGACTCGAGTCCATTTTGGTCGTTCTTGCAAAGTGTGGAGGTACTCCTTTTGCCAACGGCTCCAAAAATGATGTTGGATTTGCTGGACTAGTGACCATCGTTCACGTATACTTATCATTATGGATTGTTCTGGTTCTTTGGGTGCTGGGATAGCGACAAGAGGTTCCATGGTTAAGAAATGTCCAGTTGTCAGCGTTCTGAAATCGCTGGGGTCTGAAGACATTGCACTTAGGGGTCTAGAATTAAGAGTTACTTCTACGTGGTGGAGGACTGTGTTCAGTTCCTCGTAGGTTAACACTCGATCCAGTACGATTCGGTGGAGCAGGGTTTTTACTGACTTCACTGCAGCTTCCCAGAGGCCACCCATATGAGGATCTGCAAGGGGATTGAAGTGCCATTTTATCTGGTTTTCCACGACGTGTTGAGCATAGTGGGGCTGACGAATAATAGCATCGATTTCTTTCAAATACCTTTGAGTGCCCACAAAGTTGGTTCCACAGTCGTTGTATATATCAGAACATCGACCCCTTCGACTAATGAAACGATCTAACGCTGCTATAAAAAGGGGGGTAGACAGGTCGGATACAAGCTCTACATGGATGGCGGTGGTGACCATACAAACGAAGACACAAATATAGGCTTTCGTTACCTTAACTTTTCGCAGCATGGCAGCCTTGACATCAAACGGTCCAGCAAAATCAACTCCAACTTTTGAGAAAGGTTGGATTTGTGTTAAACGGTGTGGTGGTAGATTTCCCATGACCGGCTGCGACATGCGTGGTTTCACTCGAAAACATGGAATGCATTTATGTGTcctttttttgataatactgCGAGCCGACAATATCCAATAGTCTTGAAACAAGATGTTCTGAAGTGTTTGAGGTCCGGGATGACTTTGGGTTCTATGAACATGGTCAATTAGTAACGCAGTAAGACGTGAACACTTGGGCAGTAAAATGGGATATTTTTCATTGTATGGCATCGTTGCATTAGCTAGACGACCGCCCACCCTGAGTAGACCATGCTTGTCCAGGAACGGTGCAAGTTTACGTAATTTCATTGAGCACAGTCTGTCCTGGTCGAGTTTCTTGATGTCATCGGCGAAAAAAACGTGTTGTGTCCATCTCACGAGGGCTTGCAAGGCAAAGTCTGTTTCCTCAGATGTTGGAAGTGCAGTGGTTAATGCAAATGTTTTATCCCTTAGTCGATTGCGGAAACGTATCAAATAAACGGTTaatcttagaatttttggtaagtTATCAGAATGGTGCAACAGTGCGACTTCTTCTTCCTTTATTACAGCAGTCAGTGTAACAGGTTTCTCTTCTATTTCTTCTTCGAGGAAATCCATTGGTgtcatttgaattttttgaggCCAATCGCTAGGGCCGTGGCGGAGAAATTCTGGTCCATTCCACCAAAGTTCATGCATCGCTAAGTCTTTAGGTCCTAAACCCCGAGAAGCGCAGTCGGCAGGGTTTTCTGCCGTGGGAACGTGGCGCCAAGTGTCGATACAGGTAACTTGTTGAATCTTTGCCACACGATTTGCAACAAAGGTCTTCAGTTTGGCTGTGGGAGTTTTTATCCATGCTAAGGTGATGGTTGAATCTGACCATGCGATAACCTGCCCTATATCCAGATTAACGAGGTTCGGTTTTATAAATTCAAGTAAACGAGCTAACAACAATGCGCCGCACAACTCTGATCTCGGAATTGACATTTTTTACTCTGgaactatttttgattttccCATGAATAGTTTGCAAGTCACCTCATTTCCGGAGTCTACACGTAAGTATACTACTGCTGCATAGGCAGCTTCGGAACTATCGCTGANNNNNNNNNNNNNNNNNNNNNNNNNNNNNNNNNNNNNNNNNNNNNNNNNNNNNNNNNNNNNNNNNNNNNNNNNNNNNNNNNNNNNNNNNNNNNNNNNNNNCCAACCGTGGTCAAAAATACGCCAGAGGACATTGAATGCGAGGAAATATACAAGGAAACTACAAATCGTCAACCAGATGGTAGATATATCGTAAACCTACCATTCAAGCAAAAATTACCTCTTTTGGGATATTCCTAGGATCAAGCGTTATGTCGACTAAGACAATTGGAAAATAGATTTC from the Acyrthosiphon pisum isolate AL4f chromosome X, pea_aphid_22Mar2018_4r6ur, whole genome shotgun sequence genome contains:
- the LOC103311763 gene encoding uncharacterized protein LOC103311763, with the translated sequence MSIPRSELCGALLLARLLEFIKPNLVNLDIGQVIAWSDSTITLAWIKTPTAKLKTFVANRVAKIQQVTCIDTWRHVPTAENPADCASRGLGPKDLAMHELWWNGPEFLRHGPSDWPQKIQMTPMDFLEEEIEEKPVTLTAVIKEEEVALLHHSDNLPKILRLTVYLIRFRNRLRDKTFALTTALPTSEETDFALQALVRWTQHVFFADDIKKLDQDRLCSMKLRKLAPFLDKHGLLRVGGRLANATMPYNEKYPILLPKCSRLTALLIDHVHRTQSHPGPQTLQNILFQDYWILSARSIIKKRTHKCIPCFRVKPRMSQPVMGNLPPHRLTQIQPFSKVGVDFAGPFDVKAAMLRKVKVTKAYICVFVCMVTTAIHVELVSDLSTPLFIAALDRFISRRGRCSDIYNDCGTNFVGTQRYLKEIDAIIRQPHYAQHVVENQIKWHFNPLADPHMGGLWEAAVKSVKTLLHRIVLDRVLTYEELNTVLHHVEVTLNSRPLSAMSSDPSDFRTLTTGHFLTMEPLVAIPAPKEPEQSIMISIRERWSLVQQIQHHFWSRWQKEYLHTLQERPKWTRVTPNLQIGDLELFKGLVNGLQS